The Arachis hypogaea cultivar Tifrunner chromosome 16, arahy.Tifrunner.gnm2.J5K5, whole genome shotgun sequence genome contains a region encoding:
- the LOC112754525 gene encoding heme-binding-like protein At3g10130, chloroplastic isoform X1 has protein sequence MVPLCNPTVSLPLPIPTKAKNRSSNSIITNSASSSKRQRTTTTTSFSPFETRVSLIFALASQATSLSQRRKFIADVASETAKYVFPKRFESRTLEEAFMAVPDLETLNFKVLSRTDFYEIREVEHYFVAETTMPGKTGFDFNGSSQSFNVLAEYLFGKNTRKEKMEMTTPVITTKNPSDGVKMEMTTPVLTTKSEDPDKWKMSFVMPSKYGADLPLPRDSSVMIKEIPRKIVAVVSFSGFVNDEEVKHRELKLREALKSDRQFKIKEGSSVEVGQYNPPFTLPFQRRNEVALEVERKDE, from the exons ATGGTTCCCCTTTGCAACCCTACGGTTTCTCTGCCCCTCCCGATTCCGACGAAAGCCAAGAACCGCTCCTCGAATTCAATTATAACCAACTCTGCTTCTTCCAGCAAGAGGCAGCGAACAACTACAACTACTTCCTTTTCGCCCTTCGAAACACGAGTCTCACTCATTTTCGCCCTTGCTTCTCAAGCTACCTCTCTCTCCCAGCGACGTAAAT TTATAGCTGACGTGGCTTCTGAGACTGCAAAGTACGTGTTTCCTAAAAGATTTGAAAGCCGCACGCTCGAGGAGGCCTTCATGGCAG TTCCCGACCTTGAGACTCTCAACTTCAAAGTTCTTAGTAGAACGGACTTCTATGAGATCCGGGAAGTTGAG CATTATTTTGTGGCAGAGACTACAATGCCTGGGAAGACTGGCTTTGATTTCAATGGTTCTTCTCAATCCTTTAATGTCCTAGCTGAGTACCTCTTCGGTAAG AATACAAGAAAGGAAAAAATGGAGATGACTACACCAGTGATTACAACTAAGAATCCGTCGGATGGGGTTAAAATGGAGATGACTACCCCTGTGCTAACAACAAAG TCAGAAGATCCAGATAAATGGAAAATGTCTTTTGTCATGCCATCAAAATATGGTGCTGATCTGCCACTGCCTAGAGACTCCTCTGTGATGATTAAAGAGATCCCCAGAAAAATAGTTGCTGTAGTTTCATTTTCAG GTTTTGTGAATGATGAAGAAGTCAAGCATCGTGAACTGAAATTACGCGAAGCCTTGAAAAGTGACAGACAGTTCAAAATTAAAGAGGGAAGTTCAGTAGAAGTTGGACAA TACAATCCACCATTTACCCTACCATTTCAACGGCGCAATGAAGTGGCATTGGAGGTGGAACGGAAAGATGAGTAG
- the LOC112754525 gene encoding heme-binding-like protein At3g10130, chloroplastic isoform X2: MVPLCNPTVSLPLPIPTKAKNRSSNSIITNSASSSKRQRTTTTTSFSPFETRVSLIFALASQATSLSQRLIADVASETAKYVFPKRFESRTLEEAFMAVPDLETLNFKVLSRTDFYEIREVEHYFVAETTMPGKTGFDFNGSSQSFNVLAEYLFGKNTRKEKMEMTTPVITTKNPSDGVKMEMTTPVLTTKSEDPDKWKMSFVMPSKYGADLPLPRDSSVMIKEIPRKIVAVVSFSGFVNDEEVKHRELKLREALKSDRQFKIKEGSSVEVGQYNPPFTLPFQRRNEVALEVERKDE; the protein is encoded by the exons ATGGTTCCCCTTTGCAACCCTACGGTTTCTCTGCCCCTCCCGATTCCGACGAAAGCCAAGAACCGCTCCTCGAATTCAATTATAACCAACTCTGCTTCTTCCAGCAAGAGGCAGCGAACAACTACAACTACTTCCTTTTCGCCCTTCGAAACACGAGTCTCACTCATTTTCGCCCTTGCTTCTCAAGCTACCTCTCTCTCCCAGCGAC TTATAGCTGACGTGGCTTCTGAGACTGCAAAGTACGTGTTTCCTAAAAGATTTGAAAGCCGCACGCTCGAGGAGGCCTTCATGGCAG TTCCCGACCTTGAGACTCTCAACTTCAAAGTTCTTAGTAGAACGGACTTCTATGAGATCCGGGAAGTTGAG CATTATTTTGTGGCAGAGACTACAATGCCTGGGAAGACTGGCTTTGATTTCAATGGTTCTTCTCAATCCTTTAATGTCCTAGCTGAGTACCTCTTCGGTAAG AATACAAGAAAGGAAAAAATGGAGATGACTACACCAGTGATTACAACTAAGAATCCGTCGGATGGGGTTAAAATGGAGATGACTACCCCTGTGCTAACAACAAAG TCAGAAGATCCAGATAAATGGAAAATGTCTTTTGTCATGCCATCAAAATATGGTGCTGATCTGCCACTGCCTAGAGACTCCTCTGTGATGATTAAAGAGATCCCCAGAAAAATAGTTGCTGTAGTTTCATTTTCAG GTTTTGTGAATGATGAAGAAGTCAAGCATCGTGAACTGAAATTACGCGAAGCCTTGAAAAGTGACAGACAGTTCAAAATTAAAGAGGGAAGTTCAGTAGAAGTTGGACAA TACAATCCACCATTTACCCTACCATTTCAACGGCGCAATGAAGTGGCATTGGAGGTGGAACGGAAAGATGAGTAG
- the LOC112754525 gene encoding heme-binding-like protein At3g10130, chloroplastic isoform X4 translates to MVPLCNPTVSLPLPIPTKAKNRSSNSIITNSASSSKRQRTTTTTSFSPFETRVSLIFALASQATSLSQRLIADVASETAKYVFPKRFESRTLEEAFMAVPDLETLNFKVLSRTDFYEIREVEHYFVAETTMPGKTGFDFNGSSQSFNVLAEYLFGKNTRKEKMEMTTPVITTKNPSDGVKMEMTTPVLTTKSEDPDKWKMSFVMPSKYGADLPLPRDSSVMIKEIPRKIVAVVSFSVHSSLTCTTSTCTYKEL, encoded by the exons ATGGTTCCCCTTTGCAACCCTACGGTTTCTCTGCCCCTCCCGATTCCGACGAAAGCCAAGAACCGCTCCTCGAATTCAATTATAACCAACTCTGCTTCTTCCAGCAAGAGGCAGCGAACAACTACAACTACTTCCTTTTCGCCCTTCGAAACACGAGTCTCACTCATTTTCGCCCTTGCTTCTCAAGCTACCTCTCTCTCCCAGCGAC TTATAGCTGACGTGGCTTCTGAGACTGCAAAGTACGTGTTTCCTAAAAGATTTGAAAGCCGCACGCTCGAGGAGGCCTTCATGGCAG TTCCCGACCTTGAGACTCTCAACTTCAAAGTTCTTAGTAGAACGGACTTCTATGAGATCCGGGAAGTTGAG CATTATTTTGTGGCAGAGACTACAATGCCTGGGAAGACTGGCTTTGATTTCAATGGTTCTTCTCAATCCTTTAATGTCCTAGCTGAGTACCTCTTCGGTAAG AATACAAGAAAGGAAAAAATGGAGATGACTACACCAGTGATTACAACTAAGAATCCGTCGGATGGGGTTAAAATGGAGATGACTACCCCTGTGCTAACAACAAAG TCAGAAGATCCAGATAAATGGAAAATGTCTTTTGTCATGCCATCAAAATATGGTGCTGATCTGCCACTGCCTAGAGACTCCTCTGTGATGATTAAAGAGATCCCCAGAAAAATAGTTGCTGTAGTTTCATTTTCAG TTCATAGCTCACTTACATGCACTACATCTACTTGCACATACAAGGAGCTGTAA
- the LOC112754525 gene encoding heme-binding-like protein At3g10130, chloroplastic isoform X3, with protein sequence MVPLCNPTVSLPLPIPTKAKNRSSNSIITNSASSSKRQRTTTTTSFSPFETRVSLIFALASQATSLSQRRKFIADVASETAKYVFPKRFESRTLEEAFMAVPDLETLNFKVLSRTDFYEIREVEHYFVAETTMPGKTGFDFNGSSQSFNVLAEYLFGKNTRKEKMEMTTPVITTKNPSDGVKMEMTTPVLTTKSEDPDKWKMSFVMPSKYGADLPLPRDSSVMIKEIPRKIVAVVSFSVHSSLTCTTSTCTYKEL encoded by the exons ATGGTTCCCCTTTGCAACCCTACGGTTTCTCTGCCCCTCCCGATTCCGACGAAAGCCAAGAACCGCTCCTCGAATTCAATTATAACCAACTCTGCTTCTTCCAGCAAGAGGCAGCGAACAACTACAACTACTTCCTTTTCGCCCTTCGAAACACGAGTCTCACTCATTTTCGCCCTTGCTTCTCAAGCTACCTCTCTCTCCCAGCGACGTAAAT TTATAGCTGACGTGGCTTCTGAGACTGCAAAGTACGTGTTTCCTAAAAGATTTGAAAGCCGCACGCTCGAGGAGGCCTTCATGGCAG TTCCCGACCTTGAGACTCTCAACTTCAAAGTTCTTAGTAGAACGGACTTCTATGAGATCCGGGAAGTTGAG CATTATTTTGTGGCAGAGACTACAATGCCTGGGAAGACTGGCTTTGATTTCAATGGTTCTTCTCAATCCTTTAATGTCCTAGCTGAGTACCTCTTCGGTAAG AATACAAGAAAGGAAAAAATGGAGATGACTACACCAGTGATTACAACTAAGAATCCGTCGGATGGGGTTAAAATGGAGATGACTACCCCTGTGCTAACAACAAAG TCAGAAGATCCAGATAAATGGAAAATGTCTTTTGTCATGCCATCAAAATATGGTGCTGATCTGCCACTGCCTAGAGACTCCTCTGTGATGATTAAAGAGATCCCCAGAAAAATAGTTGCTGTAGTTTCATTTTCAG TTCATAGCTCACTTACATGCACTACATCTACTTGCACATACAAGGAGCTGTAA